A genomic region of Pseudomonas sp. MPC6 contains the following coding sequences:
- the pcaH gene encoding protocatechuate 3,4-dioxygenase subunit beta codes for MTDKPGYRRPQAGTQPDYLHPAYQSTNRRSPSKPLVFLPHSLSEITGPTIGAERINEKDNDLTAQHQGEPQGERIIVHGRVLDEDGLPVPGILVEIWQANAAGRYNHDRDLHDAPLDPNFTGTGRTVTDADGWYQFQTIKPGAYPWGNHHNAWRPAHIHFSLFGPSILTRLVTQMYFPGDPLLAYDPIYNCVPDTSAKERLIASFDLEKTIPSYALGYRWDIVLRGREATPMEK; via the coding sequence ATGACTGACAAGCCTGGTTACCGTCGCCCGCAGGCGGGCACTCAGCCGGATTACCTGCACCCGGCCTACCAATCCACCAACCGTCGCTCGCCGTCCAAGCCGCTGGTGTTCTTGCCTCATTCGCTGTCGGAAATTACCGGTCCGACCATCGGCGCCGAGCGCATCAACGAGAAGGACAACGACCTGACCGCTCAACACCAGGGCGAACCGCAGGGCGAGCGGATCATCGTTCATGGCCGTGTGCTGGATGAAGACGGCTTGCCGGTACCGGGGATCCTGGTGGAGATCTGGCAGGCCAACGCCGCCGGTCGCTACAACCATGATCGCGACCTGCACGATGCACCGCTGGACCCGAACTTCACCGGTACCGGCCGCACCGTGACCGACGCCGATGGCTGGTACCAGTTCCAGACCATCAAGCCCGGCGCCTATCCGTGGGGCAACCACCACAATGCGTGGCGTCCGGCGCACATCCATTTCTCGCTGTTCGGCCCGAGCATCCTGACGCGGCTGGTCACCCAGATGTATTTCCCCGGTGACCCGTTGCTGGCTTACGACCCGATCTACAACTGCGTACCGGATACGAGTGCCAAAGAGCGTCTGATCGCCAGTTTCGACCTGGAAAAGACCATTCCTTCCTACGCCCTCGGTTATCGCTGGGACATCGTCCTGCGCGGCCGCGAAGCCACGCCGATGGAGAAATAA
- a CDS encoding inorganic phosphate transporter, translating to MIDLFSGLDAWVLVSLLLALAFVLAFEFINGFHDTANAVATVIYTKAMPPHLAVFFSGVFNFLGVLLGGVGVAYAIVHLLPVELLINVNTGHGLAMVFSLLAAAITWNLGTWYFGIPASSSHTLIGSILGVGLANALINDIPLADGVNWQKAIDIGASLVFSPMAGFLVAALILIGLKWWRPLSKMHKTPEQRRKIDDKKHPPFWNRLVLVISAMAVSFVHGSNDGQKGIGLIMLVLIGIVPAQFVLDLGSTTYQIERTRDATLHLSQFYKRNADTLGEYLALGKSVEGDLPEKFRCNPQQTEPTITALLGTLKGVADYHSLPAESRIEVRRYLLCLDDTAKKVGKLPGLAPREKADLDKLRKDLTTTTEYAPFWVILAVALALGLGTMVGWKRVVLTIGEKIGKQGMTYSQGMSAQITTASLIGMANIFSLPVSTTHVLSSGVAGTMVANKSGLQGGTVRTILLAWVLTLPATVALSAGLFWLASKVLGS from the coding sequence ATGATCGATTTATTCAGCGGACTGGATGCTTGGGTGCTTGTGAGCCTCTTGCTCGCCCTGGCCTTTGTCCTCGCCTTCGAGTTCATCAACGGCTTTCATGACACCGCTAATGCGGTGGCCACTGTTATCTACACCAAAGCCATGCCGCCTCATCTGGCGGTGTTCTTTTCCGGTGTGTTCAACTTTCTCGGCGTACTGCTGGGCGGGGTTGGCGTGGCCTACGCCATCGTCCACCTGTTGCCGGTAGAGCTGTTGATCAATGTGAACACCGGACACGGGCTGGCCATGGTGTTCTCGTTGCTTGCCGCCGCCATTACCTGGAACCTCGGCACCTGGTATTTCGGCATCCCTGCTTCCAGTTCCCACACGCTGATCGGTTCGATTCTCGGTGTCGGCCTGGCCAATGCCTTGATCAACGACATTCCGTTGGCCGATGGCGTGAACTGGCAGAAAGCGATCGACATCGGTGCCTCGCTGGTGTTCTCGCCGATGGCCGGCTTCCTGGTCGCCGCCCTGATATTGATCGGCCTTAAATGGTGGCGTCCACTGTCGAAGATGCACAAGACCCCGGAACAGCGCCGCAAGATCGACGACAAGAAGCACCCGCCGTTCTGGAACCGCCTGGTGCTGGTGATTTCGGCGATGGCCGTGAGCTTCGTGCACGGTTCCAACGATGGCCAGAAAGGTATCGGCCTGATCATGCTGGTGTTGATCGGTATCGTCCCGGCGCAGTTCGTGCTCGACCTGGGCAGCACGACCTACCAGATCGAACGGACTCGCGACGCGACCTTGCACCTGAGCCAATTCTACAAGCGCAATGCCGATACGCTGGGTGAATACCTGGCCCTGGGCAAAAGCGTGGAAGGCGATCTGCCGGAGAAATTCCGTTGCAACCCGCAACAGACCGAACCGACCATCACCGCCCTGCTCGGCACCCTCAAGGGTGTAGCCGACTATCACTCGCTGCCGGCGGAAAGCCGCATCGAAGTGCGTCGCTACCTGCTGTGCCTTGACGATACAGCGAAAAAGGTCGGCAAGTTGCCTGGCCTCGCTCCCCGTGAAAAGGCTGACCTGGACAAGTTGCGCAAAGACCTGACCACCACCACCGAATACGCGCCGTTCTGGGTGATTCTGGCGGTTGCCCTGGCCCTCGGCCTGGGTACCATGGTTGGCTGGAAACGTGTGGTATTGACCATCGGCGAGAAGATCGGCAAGCAGGGCATGACTTACTCCCAAGGCATGTCGGCCCAGATCACTACCGCGAGCCTGATCGGCATGGCCAACATCTTCAGCCTGCCGGTGTCCACCACCCACGTCCTGTCCTCGGGCGTGGCCGGCACCATGGTCGCCAATAAAAGCGGCCTGCAAGGCGGCACCGTCAGAACCATCCTGCTGGCATGGGTCCTGACCCTGCCGGCAACGGTGGCGCTGTCGGCCGGCTTGTTCTGGCTGGCTTCCAAGGTACTTGGCAGCTGA
- a CDS encoding CoA-transferase subunit beta produces MTYTTNEMMTVAAARRLKNGSVCFVGIGLPSKAANLARLTSSPDVVLIYESGPIGAKPSVLPLSIGDGELAETADTVVPTGEIFRYWLQGGRIDVGFLGAAQVDRFGNINTTVVGDYHAPKVRLPGAGGAPEIAGSAKSVLIILKQSARSFVDKLDFITSVGHGEGGDSRKRLGLPGAGPVGIITDLCIMEPEAGTHEFVVTALHPGVTREQVSAATGWPIRFAEHVENTAEPTEVELKALRDLEARTAAAHGQAPGEA; encoded by the coding sequence ATGACTTACACCACCAATGAAATGATGACCGTCGCCGCCGCCCGCCGTTTGAAGAACGGTTCGGTGTGTTTCGTCGGCATCGGCTTGCCGTCGAAAGCTGCCAACCTGGCACGTCTGACATCCTCGCCAGATGTAGTCCTTATCTACGAATCGGGTCCGATCGGTGCCAAGCCGAGCGTACTGCCGCTGTCGATCGGTGACGGCGAGCTGGCGGAAACCGCCGACACCGTAGTCCCGACCGGCGAGATTTTTCGCTACTGGCTACAGGGCGGGCGCATTGACGTCGGCTTCCTCGGCGCTGCGCAAGTCGACCGTTTCGGCAACATCAATACCACCGTGGTCGGCGACTACCACGCGCCGAAAGTCCGTCTGCCGGGTGCCGGTGGGGCGCCGGAGATCGCCGGTTCTGCCAAGAGCGTGTTGATCATCCTCAAGCAGTCGGCGCGTTCCTTCGTCGACAAGCTCGACTTCATCACCTCGGTCGGTCATGGCGAGGGCGGTGATTCACGCAAGCGTCTCGGTCTGCCGGGCGCCGGTCCGGTCGGCATCATTACCGACCTGTGCATCATGGAGCCGGAAGCCGGCACCCATGAATTCGTGGTCACCGCACTGCACCCGGGCGTGACCCGCGAGCAAGTGAGCGCTGCCACGGGTTGGCCGATTCGTTTCGCCGAACACGTTGAAAACACCGCCGAGCCGACCGAAGTCGAGCTCAAGGCACTGCGCGATCTGGAAGCCCGCACTGCCGCGGCCCACGGCCAAGCACCTGGAGAAGCGTGA
- a CDS encoding MFS family transporter — protein sequence MTTPTAIPAHYTGEERSKRIFAIVGASSGNLVEWFDFYVYAFCAIYFAPAFFPSDNPTVQLVNTAGVFAAGFLMRPIGGWIFGRVADKHGRKNSMLISILMMCFGSLLIACLPTYKDIGVWAPIMLLFARLLQGLSVGGEYGTTATYMSEVALKGQRGFFASFQYVTLIGGQLLAVSLVVILQQFLTEDDLRAYGWRIPFVVGAVAALISLFLRRSLKETTSKEMRENKDAGSIRALFRDHKAAFITVLGYTAGGSLIFYTFTTYMQKYLVNTAGMHAKTASYIMTGALFLYMCMQPFFGMLADKIGRRKSMLWFGALGTLCTVPILLSLKSNTNPFLAFVLITLALAIVSFYTSISGLVKAEMFPPEVRALGVGLAYAVANAIFGGSAEYVALSLKAVGMENSFYWYVTVMMAVAFLFSLRLPKQPKYLEHDL from the coding sequence ATGACTACCCCCACCGCTATTCCAGCGCACTACACCGGTGAAGAGCGCAGTAAGAGAATCTTCGCGATTGTCGGCGCCTCCTCGGGCAATCTGGTCGAATGGTTCGACTTCTACGTCTACGCCTTTTGTGCGATCTATTTCGCGCCAGCGTTCTTTCCGTCCGACAACCCCACGGTGCAGCTGGTGAATACCGCTGGCGTGTTCGCCGCCGGGTTCCTGATGCGACCGATCGGCGGCTGGATTTTCGGCCGGGTCGCGGACAAGCACGGGCGCAAGAATTCGATGTTGATCTCGATTCTGATGATGTGCTTCGGTTCGTTGCTCATCGCTTGCCTGCCGACCTACAAGGACATCGGCGTCTGGGCGCCGATCATGCTGCTGTTCGCCCGCTTGTTGCAGGGCTTGTCGGTGGGCGGCGAGTACGGCACCACGGCGACCTACATGAGCGAAGTCGCCCTCAAGGGCCAGCGCGGTTTCTTCGCCTCGTTCCAGTACGTGACGCTGATCGGCGGGCAGTTGCTGGCGGTGTCGCTGGTGGTCATCCTGCAACAGTTCCTCACCGAGGACGATCTGCGTGCCTACGGCTGGCGGATCCCGTTTGTGGTCGGTGCAGTGGCGGCGCTGATTTCGCTGTTCCTGCGTCGTTCGTTGAAAGAAACGACCAGCAAGGAAATGCGCGAAAACAAGGACGCCGGCAGCATTCGTGCGCTGTTTCGCGATCACAAAGCCGCGTTCATTACCGTGTTGGGTTACACCGCCGGTGGTTCGCTGATTTTCTACACCTTCACCACGTATATGCAGAAGTACCTGGTGAATACCGCAGGCATGCATGCCAAGACGGCCAGCTACATCATGACCGGCGCGCTGTTCCTGTATATGTGCATGCAACCGTTTTTCGGCATGCTCGCGGACAAGATCGGCCGTCGTAAGTCGATGCTCTGGTTCGGCGCCCTCGGTACCTTGTGCACCGTGCCGATCCTGTTGAGCCTGAAAAGCAACACCAATCCGTTCCTGGCCTTTGTGCTGATTACCCTGGCGCTGGCGATCGTCAGTTTCTACACGTCTATCAGCGGTCTGGTCAAAGCCGAGATGTTCCCGCCGGAAGTGCGCGCGTTGGGCGTCGGCCTGGCGTATGCGGTGGCGAATGCGATCTTTGGTGGTTCGGCGGAGTATGTAGCCTTGAGCCTCAAAGCCGTGGGCATGGAAAACTCCTTTTACTGGTACGTGACGGTGATGATGGCGGTGGCGTTCCTGTTCAGCCTGCGCCTGCCGAAGCAGCCGAAATATTTGGAACACGATCTTTGA
- the pcaR gene encoding pca regulon transcriptional regulator PcaR, whose amino-acid sequence MNDQMRNAFASVAPPIVASPAKRIQAMTGDPDFMTSLARGLAVVQAFQERKRHLTIAQISHRTEIPRAAVRRCLHTLIKLGYATTDGRTYSLLPKVLTLGHAYVSSTPLAVSAQPYLDRMSEQLHEACNMATLEGDDILYIARSATTQRLISVDLSVGGRLPAYCTSMGRILLAALDDTTLREYLDHAELQAKTSRTLHTPEALLECLQEVRQQGWCIVDQELEQGLRSIAVPVYDASGQVVAALNVSTHAGRVSRNELEQRFLPGLLSASRDLSAQLFA is encoded by the coding sequence ATGAACGATCAAATGCGCAATGCCTTCGCCTCCGTGGCCCCGCCAATCGTTGCGTCGCCGGCCAAGCGGATCCAGGCCATGACCGGTGACCCGGATTTCATGACGTCCCTGGCCCGTGGCCTGGCCGTGGTGCAAGCGTTCCAGGAGCGCAAACGGCACCTGACCATCGCTCAGATCAGCCATCGCACGGAAATTCCTCGCGCCGCGGTGCGACGTTGCCTGCACACCCTGATCAAGCTCGGCTACGCCACCACTGACGGTCGCACCTATTCGCTGCTGCCCAAAGTGCTGACCCTCGGCCATGCCTATGTGTCCTCGACCCCGTTGGCAGTGTCCGCCCAGCCCTATCTGGACCGCATGAGCGAGCAACTTCACGAGGCGTGCAACATGGCCACGCTGGAAGGCGATGACATCCTGTATATCGCCCGCTCCGCCACCACCCAGCGGCTGATTTCAGTTGATTTGTCGGTGGGCGGACGCCTGCCGGCCTATTGCACGTCCATGGGCCGGATTCTGCTCGCCGCCCTGGACGACACTACGTTGCGCGAGTACCTCGATCATGCGGAGTTGCAGGCCAAGACCAGTCGCACCTTGCATACCCCCGAGGCGTTGCTCGAATGCCTGCAGGAAGTGCGGCAGCAAGGTTGGTGCATCGTCGATCAGGAGCTCGAGCAAGGCCTGCGCTCGATTGCCGTTCCGGTGTACGACGCGTCCGGGCAAGTCGTGGCGGCCTTGAATGTCAGTACTCACGCCGGCCGGGTCAGCCGCAACGAGCTGGAACAGCGTTTCCTGCCGGGGCTGCTGAGCGCCAGCCGTGACCTCAGTGCACAGCTCTTCGCCTAA
- the pcaF gene encoding 3-oxoadipyl-CoA thiolase encodes MMRDVYICDAIRTPIGRFGGGLSAVRADDLAAVPIKALMERNPSVDWTAVDEVFLGCANQAGEDNRNVARMALLLAGLPESIPGVTLNRLCASGMDAIGTAFRAIASGEMELAIAGGVESMSRAPFVMGKADAAFSRNMKLEDTTIGWRFINPLMKAQYGVDAMPQTADNVADDYEISREDQDAFALRSQQKTAAAQAAGFFAEEIVEVRIAHKKGETVVSQDEHPRADTSLETLARLKPVNGPDKTVTAGNASGVNDGAAALILASGDAVKKHGLTARAKVLGMSSAGVAPRVMGIGPVPAVRKLTERLGLAVSDFDVIELNEAFASQGLAVLRELGLADDAAQVNPNGGAIALGHPLGMSGARLVLTALHQLEKTGGKKGLATMCVGVGQGLALAIERV; translated from the coding sequence GTGATGCGTGACGTTTATATCTGCGATGCGATTCGTACCCCCATCGGCCGTTTCGGCGGTGGCCTGTCGGCGGTTCGCGCCGACGACCTGGCTGCCGTGCCGATCAAGGCGCTGATGGAACGCAACCCGTCGGTGGACTGGACCGCGGTGGACGAGGTGTTCCTCGGTTGCGCCAACCAGGCCGGTGAAGACAACCGCAACGTGGCACGCATGGCGTTGCTGCTGGCGGGCCTGCCGGAAAGCATTCCGGGCGTGACCCTCAACCGACTCTGCGCCTCGGGCATGGATGCCATCGGCACCGCATTCCGGGCCATTGCCAGCGGCGAGATGGAACTGGCGATTGCCGGTGGCGTCGAGTCGATGTCCCGCGCACCGTTCGTGATGGGCAAGGCTGACGCGGCGTTCTCGCGCAACATGAAGCTGGAAGACACCACCATCGGCTGGCGTTTCATCAATCCGTTGATGAAAGCCCAGTACGGCGTGGATGCGATGCCGCAGACCGCCGACAACGTCGCCGACGACTACGAAATTTCCCGCGAGGATCAGGACGCGTTTGCACTGCGCAGCCAGCAAAAGACCGCCGCCGCGCAAGCTGCAGGATTTTTCGCCGAAGAGATCGTCGAAGTGCGCATTGCCCACAAGAAGGGTGAAACGGTCGTCAGCCAGGACGAGCATCCTCGCGCCGACACCTCCCTGGAAACCCTGGCCAGGCTGAAACCGGTAAACGGTCCCGACAAAACCGTGACCGCAGGCAATGCCTCGGGTGTGAACGACGGTGCGGCCGCGTTGATCCTGGCGTCCGGCGACGCGGTGAAGAAGCACGGCCTGACGGCCCGCGCCAAAGTATTGGGCATGTCCAGCGCCGGCGTCGCCCCTCGGGTCATGGGCATCGGCCCGGTCCCGGCGGTGCGCAAACTGACCGAACGCCTGGGCCTGGCAGTCAGCGATTTCGACGTGATCGAACTCAACGAGGCCTTCGCCAGCCAGGGTCTGGCGGTGTTGCGCGAACTTGGGCTGGCGGACGACGCGGCTCAGGTCAACCCGAACGGGGGCGCCATTGCCCTGGGCCATCCGTTGGGCATGAGCGGTGCGCGCCTGGTGCTGACCGCGCTGCATCAGCTGGAAAAGACCGGTGGCAAGAAAGGCCTGGCAACCATGTGCGTCGGCGTCGGCCAGGGTCTGGCGTTGGCTATCGAGCGCGTCTGA
- a CDS encoding CoA transferase subunit A — protein sequence MAEILSLHDAVKQFVNDGDTVALEGFTHLIPTAAGHEIIRQGKKDLTLVRMTPDLIYDQLIGAGCARKLIFSWGGNPGVGSLHRLRDAVEKQWPHALEIEEHSHADLANAYVAGASGLPFAVLRAYAGSDLPKVNPLIKTVTCPFTGEVLAAVPSVRPDITVIHAQKADRKGNVLLWGILGVQKEAALAAKRCIVTVEEIVDDLNAPMNACVLPTWALSAVCHVPGGAHPSYAHGYNERDNRFYQAWDPIARDRETFTAWINEYIHGCADFSEFQAKLAAASEAK from the coding sequence ATGGCTGAAATCCTTTCGCTGCACGACGCGGTGAAGCAATTCGTTAACGACGGCGATACCGTCGCACTCGAAGGCTTCACCCACCTGATCCCTACCGCGGCGGGTCATGAAATCATTCGCCAGGGCAAGAAAGACCTGACCCTGGTGCGGATGACCCCTGACTTGATCTACGATCAATTGATCGGTGCCGGGTGTGCTCGCAAGCTGATCTTCTCCTGGGGTGGTAACCCGGGTGTCGGTTCGCTGCACCGTCTGCGCGATGCCGTCGAGAAGCAGTGGCCGCACGCGCTGGAAATCGAAGAACACAGCCACGCCGACCTGGCCAATGCCTACGTCGCTGGCGCTTCCGGGCTGCCTTTCGCTGTGCTGCGCGCCTACGCCGGCTCCGACCTGCCGAAGGTCAACCCGCTGATCAAGACCGTCACCTGCCCATTCACTGGCGAAGTGCTGGCAGCCGTACCGTCGGTACGTCCGGACATCACCGTGATTCATGCGCAGAAGGCCGACCGCAAAGGCAACGTGCTGCTGTGGGGCATCCTCGGCGTGCAAAAAGAAGCCGCGCTGGCGGCCAAGCGTTGCATCGTGACCGTCGAAGAAATCGTCGATGACCTTAATGCTCCGATGAACGCTTGCGTACTGCCGACCTGGGCCTTGAGCGCGGTCTGCCACGTCCCTGGCGGCGCACATCCGTCCTACGCTCACGGTTACAACGAGCGCGACAACCGTTTCTACCAGGCTTGGGACCCGATTGCCCGCGACCGTGAAACCTTCACCGCGTGGATCAACGAGTACATCCATGGCTGCGCTGACTTCAGCGAGTTCCAGGCCAAGCTGGCCGCTGCTTCGGAGGCGAAGTAA
- the pcaG gene encoding protocatechuate 3,4-dioxygenase subunit alpha, whose amino-acid sequence MTLNATTSHTVGPYYHIGLTWLNRENLTVEQTLGERVAITGQVIDGNGDVVNDAMLEVWQANAAGKYDHPEDDQDKPLDPNFEGFGRVPVDAEGRFRFTTIKPGTVQGLKGTTQAPHLVVLVFARGLVKHLLTRIYFDGEPANVADSLLECVPAERRDTLLAKKDASGVYQWNVILQGTDAETVFFDY is encoded by the coding sequence ATGACGCTGAACGCGACCACGTCCCACACCGTCGGGCCGTACTATCACATTGGCCTGACCTGGCTGAACCGCGAAAACCTGACCGTCGAGCAAACTCTGGGTGAGCGCGTGGCGATCACCGGGCAGGTCATCGATGGCAACGGCGATGTCGTCAACGACGCCATGCTGGAAGTCTGGCAGGCCAACGCCGCCGGCAAGTACGACCACCCCGAAGACGATCAGGACAAACCCCTGGACCCGAACTTCGAAGGCTTTGGCCGCGTGCCGGTGGATGCCGAGGGGCGTTTCCGCTTCACCACGATCAAGCCGGGCACGGTGCAAGGCCTCAAAGGCACGACCCAGGCGCCGCACTTGGTGGTACTGGTGTTTGCCCGTGGGTTGGTGAAGCACTTGCTGACGCGGATCTACTTTGATGGCGAGCCGGCCAATGTGGCTGATTCGCTGCTTGAATGCGTGCCTGCCGAGCGCCGCGATACCTTGCTGGCGAAGAAGGATGCATCGGGTGTTTATCAGTGGAACGTGATTTTGCAAGGGACTGATGCGGAGACGGTGTTCTTCGATTATTGA